One Raphanus sativus cultivar WK10039 unplaced genomic scaffold, ASM80110v3 Scaffold2295, whole genome shotgun sequence DNA segment encodes these proteins:
- the LOC108836023 gene encoding protein JINGUBANG has product MVIANETSGTHHRRLTFADFLNSDPDAGEEEHNHGGRPSSSNNNNNNNKDANSYQQRQSNASTTSGDSSPNQVLSPWNQTYSPYYTDTTTTPTMSPSPWNQTYSPYYKSPWTYQTQNINDVSENGLIGTIVRQDGHVYSLAASGNLLFTGSDSKNIRVWKDLKDFTGFKSASGLVKTIVITGDNRIFTGHQDGKIRVWRGSKKGYTRIGSLPTLKEFLTKSVNPKNYVEVRRRRNVLKIRHHDAVSCLSLNEELGLLYSGSWDKTLKVWRLSDSKCLESIQAHDDAINTVAAGFDGLLFTGAADGALKVWKRELQGNGTKHFLVNVLMKQENAVTALAVNLTASVVYCGSSDGSVNFWEGQKYLSHGGTLRGHRTAVLCLAAAGSLVLSGGADKNICVWRRNRDGTHSCLSVLMDHVGPVKCLTAVEETEEKGDGRWIVYSGSLDKSVKVWRVNETASPVIG; this is encoded by the coding sequence atggtaatagctaATGAAACCAGCGGAACCCATCACCGGAGACTCACTTTCGCCGACTTCTTAAACTCCGATCCCGACGCCGGCGAAGAAGAACACAACCACGGTGGCCGTCCTAGTAgtagcaacaacaacaacaacaacaacaaggatGCTAACAGTTACCAACAACGTCAAAGCAATGCTTCGACCACGAGCGGCGACTCCTCTCCAAACCAAGTTTTATCACCATGGAACCAGACATACTCACCGTACTACACCGACACAACAACGACTCCGACTATGTCTCCATCTCCGTGGAACCAGACTTACTCTCCTTACTACAAGTCTCCGTGGACCTACCAGACCCAAAACATAAACGACGTTTCCGAAAACGGTTTAATCGGTACGATCGTGAGACAAGACGGTCACGTCTACTCGTTGGCTGCTTCTGGGAATCTTCTATTCACAGGATCCGACTCCAAGAACATTCGGGTCTGGAAAGATCTCAAAGACTTCACCGGTTTTAAATCAGCAAGCGGGTTGGTTAAAACAATAGTAATAACCGGAGATAACCGGATTTTCACCGGTCATCAAGACGGTAAAATCCGGGTTTGGAGAGGGTCCAAGAAAGGATACACCCGAATCGGAAGCTTACCGACTTTGAAAGAGTTTTTGACCAAGTCGGTGAATCCAAAGAACTACGTCGAGGTGCGTCGCAGGAGAAACGTACTGAAGATACGTCACCACGACGCCGTTTCGTGTCTGAGCTTGAACGAAGAACTCGGTTTACTCTATTCCGGTTCGTGGGACAAGACTCTCAAAGTCTGGAGACTCTCAGACTCGAAATGCCTTGAATCGATTCAGGCTCACGACGACGCTATCAACACCGTGGCCGCCGGTTTCGACGGTTTGCTGTTCACCGGAGCCGCGGACGGAGCTTTGAAAGTGTGGAAACGTGAGCTACAAGGGAACGGGACGAAGCATTTTCTGGTTAACGTGTTGATGAAGCAAGAGAACGCTGTGACGGCGTTGGCTGTGAATTTAACGGCGTCTGTTGTTTACTGTGGATCTTCTGACGGTTCCGTTAATTTCTGGGAAGGGCAAAAGTATCTCTCCCACGGCGGGACTCTCCGTGGCCATCGTACGGCGGTGCTATGTCTCGCTGCTGCTGGGAGTTTGGTGCTGAGCGGCGGAGCGGACAAGAATATTTGTGTGTGGAGGAGGAATCGTGATGGGACACACTCTTGTCTCTCGGTGTTGATGGACCACGTGGGACCTGTTAAGTGTTTGACGGCGGTGGAAGAGACAGAGGAAAAGGGTGACGGAAGATGGATAGTGTATAGTGGAAGCTTGGATAAATCGGTGAAGGTGTGGCGCGTGAATGAGACGGCGTCTCCGGTTATTGGTTGA